One Pseudomonas sp. FP1742 genomic window carries:
- a CDS encoding zeta toxin family protein produces MSVAPNYAYTPEQVTAAFTEITTTLFSGITAETLPKMLIVAGVQGSGKTYLLEKSLLPSKRYANYVRLYLPEYRKKHPQYAEMIKLGVLHAYENTEAFVRDVSTKIFTEAFKNKYNIIMECAFDSIDFAAFPPIATVAGYQFETHIVACNQEFAHVSSIKRALKSLEDQEMERFLPASKLEASMRYAQAIIPAFETAAKAISGSQIILYERGFGGLKDRVLRAQSTYTKAADGAIDSTTLNTHFSHGVYSDIIDKHVFAMTDRDEMVKECHVALHKSRTHARYVPNFVYNELYAYIVKYVHR; encoded by the coding sequence ATGTCAGTAGCACCGAATTACGCTTACACCCCGGAACAAGTCACCGCAGCGTTCACTGAAATCACCACCACATTATTCAGTGGCATCACCGCCGAAACACTCCCCAAAATGCTGATTGTCGCGGGGGTACAGGGCTCGGGTAAGACCTATTTGCTGGAAAAAAGCCTTTTGCCCTCCAAGCGCTATGCCAACTATGTCCGTCTGTACTTGCCCGAATACCGAAAAAAACACCCTCAATACGCAGAAATGATCAAGCTCGGTGTCCTGCACGCTTATGAAAATACGGAGGCTTTTGTGCGGGATGTCAGCACGAAGATCTTCACCGAGGCGTTTAAAAACAAATACAACATCATCATGGAGTGTGCATTCGACAGCATCGATTTCGCGGCTTTCCCACCGATAGCAACGGTTGCCGGCTACCAGTTCGAAACTCACATCGTCGCCTGCAATCAGGAGTTCGCTCATGTATCGAGCATCAAAAGAGCACTGAAAAGCCTGGAAGATCAGGAAATGGAAAGATTTCTCCCGGCATCAAAGCTGGAGGCCAGCATGAGATACGCACAAGCGATCATCCCGGCCTTCGAGACAGCCGCAAAGGCGATCAGCGGCTCGCAAATCATCTTGTACGAACGTGGGTTTGGTGGTTTGAAAGACCGTGTCTTGCGCGCTCAGAGCACCTACACCAAGGCTGCCGACGGAGCGATCGACTCGACGACACTCAACACGCATTTTTCCCACGGCGTCTATTCCGACATCATCGACAAGCATGTCTTCGCGATGACCGACCGGGACGAAATGGTCAAAGAGTGTCATGTGGCGTTGCATAAGTCCCGGACTCATGCCCGCTATGTCCCGAACTTCGTCTACAACGAGCTGTACGCCTATATCGTCAAATACGTGCATCGGTAA
- a CDS encoding VRR-NUC domain-containing protein yields MARLPVIVNPLDDPFYYLNNFMQVLDWLEHRYADVLSIEEQDFIRDFNRLPRESQALLVRLVMRKGVHFRAGKLSYVEIGDIASAAVPLLASGWIDEQLPLHIEDLFEVLLKAEILQCFGGAIDQPKGKKSDWLPALSEQFPEAQSFTQWCPALDDRLFSLTVMGLCDRLRLMFFGNLYQDWSEFVLADLGIYTYEKVEFCAESRGLRSREDVDACLFLHSCQQRFEAGEDVATVVEQINGLEFANPWLQRRRGKLLFLIAQHCERMADFSVALSLYRDCAYPGARLRLIRVLERCGEFQLAMELATHAEQAPESASEHQHLLRVLPRLRRKLGGPPIKRPAPRAMQRLDLQLPRHDPALSVEYYVQAHLADESAPVHYVENSLINSLFGLLCWPAIFAPLPGAFFHPFQRGPVDLHNEDFHARRVDLFQACLAELDDGRYAQTIRERYNAKWGVQSPFVFWGALSEELLEQALDCLPAEHLKHWFNRLLLDIKANRAGMPDLIQFWPQHKTYRMIEVKGPGDRLQDNQVRWLEFCHEHQMPIAVCYVQWAEQGA; encoded by the coding sequence ATGGCCCGATTGCCCGTGATTGTAAATCCTCTCGACGACCCGTTCTATTACTTGAACAACTTCATGCAAGTGCTTGATTGGCTTGAGCATCGTTATGCCGATGTACTGAGCATCGAAGAGCAGGACTTCATCCGCGACTTCAACCGACTGCCCCGCGAGTCCCAGGCTTTACTGGTCAGACTGGTGATGCGCAAGGGCGTGCATTTCAGGGCCGGCAAACTGAGTTACGTCGAAATCGGTGACATCGCCAGCGCCGCGGTGCCGCTGTTGGCATCGGGTTGGATCGACGAGCAGTTGCCGTTGCACATCGAGGATTTGTTCGAGGTGCTGCTCAAGGCCGAGATTCTCCAGTGTTTTGGCGGCGCCATCGATCAGCCCAAAGGCAAAAAGAGCGATTGGCTGCCGGCCCTGAGCGAGCAGTTTCCCGAGGCGCAGAGTTTTACCCAGTGGTGCCCGGCACTGGATGACCGGTTGTTCAGCCTGACCGTCATGGGCCTGTGCGATCGCCTGCGCCTGATGTTCTTCGGCAATCTTTACCAGGACTGGTCGGAATTCGTGCTGGCCGACCTCGGCATCTACACCTACGAAAAAGTCGAGTTCTGCGCCGAATCCCGAGGCTTGCGCAGTCGTGAGGACGTCGACGCCTGCCTGTTCCTGCACAGCTGTCAGCAGCGTTTCGAGGCTGGTGAAGACGTGGCGACGGTTGTCGAGCAGATCAATGGGCTGGAATTCGCCAATCCATGGCTGCAAAGACGTCGGGGCAAGCTGTTGTTCCTCATCGCTCAGCATTGCGAGCGCATGGCGGATTTTTCCGTCGCCCTGAGCCTCTACCGCGATTGCGCCTATCCCGGCGCGCGACTGCGGCTGATTCGCGTGCTGGAGCGCTGTGGTGAATTTCAACTGGCGATGGAGCTGGCAACCCACGCCGAGCAAGCTCCGGAAAGCGCCAGCGAGCATCAGCATTTATTGCGTGTGCTGCCCAGGCTGCGACGCAAACTGGGCGGGCCGCCGATCAAGCGGCCAGCCCCCCGGGCCATGCAGCGCCTGGACCTGCAACTGCCCAGGCACGATCCGGCGTTGTCGGTGGAGTATTACGTTCAGGCGCACCTGGCGGACGAATCGGCGCCGGTGCATTACGTCGAGAACAGCCTGATCAATTCGCTGTTCGGGCTGCTGTGCTGGCCGGCGATCTTCGCCCCGTTGCCGGGGGCGTTTTTTCACCCGTTCCAGCGTGGGCCGGTGGACCTGCACAACGAAGACTTTCATGCCCGGCGCGTAGATCTGTTCCAGGCCTGCCTCGCCGAACTCGATGACGGGCGTTACGCCCAGACCATCCGCGAGCGTTACAACGCCAAGTGGGGCGTGCAGTCGCCGTTCGTATTCTGGGGCGCGCTGAGCGAGGAACTGTTGGAGCAGGCGCTCGACTGTCTGCCCGCCGAACACCTCAAGCACTGGTTCAATCGACTGCTGCTCGACATCAAGGCCAACCGCGCCGGCATGCCGGACTTGATCCAGTTCTGGCCGCAACACAAAACCTACCGCATGATCGAAGTCAAAGGCCCCGGCGATCGTCTGCAAGACAATCAGGTGCGCTGGCTGGAGTTCTGTCACGAGCACCAGATGCCCATTGCCGTCTGTTACGTGCAATGGGCGGAGCAGGGCGCTTGA
- a CDS encoding ATP-dependent DNA helicase: MSYSIAVRALCEFTAKVGDLDLRFTPSPTALEGIVGHRTVASRRSEGYQNEVALEGQYRTLTVKGRADGYDPAQNCLEEVKTYRGDLSKQPANHRQLHWAQAKVYGWLMCRKLDLAQINLALVYFDIVSEKETCLIETFSAADLQLFFEHHCGVFLHWAEQEMAHREGRNLAAEQLTFPHAGFRPGQRHLAESVFKAVSTGRCLMAQAPTGIGKTIGTLFPMLKALAPQQLDKVFFLTAKTPGRKLALDAAQVILDSADAQPLRILEMIARDKACEHPDKACHGESCPLAQGFYDRLPAARQAASQLSLLNQSALREVALQHEVCPYYLSQEMARWADVVVADYNYYFDFSALLFGLAQANNWNVAVLVDEAHNLVERGRQMYSASLDQATLNGVRKTAPEPLKRSLQRVNREWNALHDQQFAPYQAYDKAPEKLLQALSLCCVSIGDYLNDHPQGLDSGLQNFYFDMLQFGRVAELFDEHFLFDISKRDLERKRNLSQLCLRNVVPAGFIRPRLTAARSTVLFSATLSPRHYYADLLGTPENTVWIDVESPFHADQLQVHIVSQISTRFVHRQASLAPIVELMAKQFSQRPGNYLAFFSSFDYLQQVAQLLAERYPHITLWSQSRGMGEAQRQDFLDQFTADSQGIGFAVLGGAFGEGIDLPGARLIGAFIATLGLAQLNPVNEQLKQRMAAIFGAGYDYTYLFPGVQKVVQAAGRVIRTRQDQGVVMLIDDRFAESKVKQLLPSWWSVELTHLPSGL; this comes from the coding sequence TTGAGCTACAGCATCGCGGTGCGGGCGCTGTGTGAATTCACCGCCAAGGTCGGCGACCTCGACCTGCGTTTCACCCCATCGCCGACCGCTCTGGAAGGTATCGTCGGCCATCGCACCGTGGCGTCACGACGCAGCGAGGGTTACCAGAATGAGGTCGCGCTCGAGGGCCAGTATCGAACCTTGACCGTGAAAGGTCGGGCGGACGGCTACGATCCGGCGCAAAACTGCCTCGAAGAAGTCAAAACCTACCGGGGCGACCTGAGCAAGCAACCGGCCAACCACCGGCAGCTGCACTGGGCGCAGGCGAAAGTCTATGGCTGGTTGATGTGCCGGAAACTGGATCTGGCGCAGATCAACCTGGCGCTGGTGTACTTCGACATCGTCAGCGAAAAGGAAACCTGTCTGATCGAGACCTTCAGCGCCGCCGACTTGCAACTGTTCTTCGAGCACCACTGCGGGGTATTCCTGCACTGGGCCGAGCAGGAAATGGCCCATCGCGAGGGGCGCAATCTGGCGGCAGAGCAACTGACCTTCCCCCATGCCGGTTTTCGTCCCGGCCAACGGCATCTGGCCGAATCGGTGTTCAAGGCGGTCAGCACCGGCCGCTGCCTGATGGCCCAGGCACCGACCGGTATCGGCAAGACCATTGGCACGCTGTTCCCGATGCTCAAGGCCCTGGCGCCACAGCAACTGGACAAGGTGTTTTTTCTCACGGCGAAAACCCCGGGGCGCAAACTGGCGCTGGACGCGGCTCAGGTCATCCTCGACAGCGCCGATGCGCAGCCGTTGCGAATCCTCGAGATGATCGCCCGGGACAAGGCCTGCGAGCACCCGGACAAGGCCTGTCATGGCGAGTCCTGCCCGTTGGCCCAGGGTTTTTATGATCGCCTGCCGGCCGCGCGTCAGGCCGCCAGCCAATTGAGCCTGCTGAACCAGAGTGCCTTGCGTGAGGTGGCCCTGCAGCATGAGGTCTGCCCCTACTACCTGAGCCAGGAAATGGCCCGCTGGGCGGACGTGGTGGTCGCCGATTACAACTACTATTTTGATTTCAGCGCGTTGCTGTTCGGGTTGGCCCAGGCCAATAACTGGAACGTCGCGGTGCTGGTGGACGAGGCCCACAACCTGGTGGAGCGCGGTCGCCAGATGTACAGCGCCAGCCTCGACCAGGCGACCTTGAACGGCGTGCGAAAAACCGCGCCTGAGCCGTTGAAGAGATCCTTGCAGCGGGTCAATCGTGAATGGAATGCCCTGCATGATCAGCAATTCGCCCCGTATCAGGCCTATGACAAAGCCCCGGAAAAACTGCTTCAGGCATTGTCCTTATGCTGCGTGAGCATCGGCGATTACCTGAATGATCACCCCCAGGGCCTGGACAGCGGCTTGCAGAACTTTTACTTCGACATGCTGCAATTCGGTCGCGTGGCTGAACTGTTCGATGAGCACTTTCTGTTCGATATCAGCAAACGCGACCTCGAGCGCAAGCGCAACCTGTCGCAGCTGTGCCTGCGCAATGTGGTGCCCGCCGGTTTCATCCGCCCACGCCTGACCGCGGCACGCAGTACGGTGCTGTTTTCCGCGACCCTGAGCCCCCGGCATTACTACGCCGATTTACTGGGAACACCCGAGAACACGGTGTGGATCGACGTGGAATCGCCATTTCACGCCGATCAGCTGCAAGTGCATATCGTCAGCCAGATCTCCACGCGGTTCGTTCATCGTCAGGCCTCCCTTGCGCCCATCGTCGAGCTGATGGCCAAACAGTTCAGCCAGCGTCCGGGCAACTACCTGGCGTTTTTCAGCAGCTTCGACTATTTGCAACAAGTGGCGCAGTTGCTGGCCGAGCGCTATCCGCACATCACGCTGTGGTCGCAGTCCCGGGGCATGGGGGAAGCGCAGCGTCAGGATTTCCTCGATCAATTCACCGCCGACAGCCAGGGCATCGGTTTTGCGGTGTTGGGTGGTGCATTCGGCGAAGGCATCGATTTGCCTGGCGCACGCCTGATTGGCGCCTTCATTGCCACCCTGGGGCTGGCACAACTCAATCCGGTCAACGAACAGCTGAAACAGCGCATGGCGGCGATTTTCGGTGCTGGTTATGACTACACCTACCTGTTCCCAGGCGTGCAGAAAGTGGTGCAGGCGGCAGGACGGGTGATCCGTACGCGGCAGGATCAAGGAGTGGTAATGCTGATTGATGACCGGTTCGCAGAGAGCAAGGTCAAGCAATTGCTGCCGAGTTGGTGGTCCGTTGAGCTGACGCATTTGCCTTCTGGTTTGTAG